GCCACGCTCCGGTGGTGTGACCCTGGCGCCGCGGGAACTCGACGTGTTGTCCTGGGTGGCGGCGGGGGCGACCAACGCGACCGTGGCCGAGCGGCTGGGGCTGCGCCCGGAGACGGTGAAGGGCTATCTGCGCTCGGCGATGCGGAAGCTGGGCGCGCACACCCGAGGGGAGGCGGTGACCGCGGCCCGCAGGGCGGGGCTGTTGCCGTGACGCGACGGTCGTCAGGAAACCTTCTCGTTCCGGCCTGGGCGCCTTTAATTTCCTCGTCCTTGACCGTCTGTTATTTCCCTCACCACAGCCTCCGTCCGAATTTCCAGGATCGTTGCCTAGAATTTGGCCCGGACACGACACGAGGGGAGCGGTGACCGTGCGACGGGACTTCCAGGAGCCTGCCAGGTGCCGCCCCGACCTGGTCATCGGCCGCGAGGACCTGTGCGCCGGCGCCCGTGAGCAACTCGCCTCGGGCGGCAGTGTGCTGCTCCACGGTCCCGCCGGAATTGGAAAATCCACGGTCCTGCGCGCATTGGCCGAGGAATACGGCGCCACCGCCCGCACCGTCCTGCGCTGCTCCGCCACCGAGTCCGAATCGCATCTGCCGTTCCTGGCCCTCGCCGACCTGTTCGGCCTGGTCCTCGACGACGTCGCGCCCCGGCTGCCCCTCGCCCAGCGCACCGCCCTGGAGTCCGCGCTCACCGGCCGCGGCGAGTCCAGCCTCCAGCGCGACGGCCTCGCGCTGCGCCTCGCGGTGCTGTCCGCGCTGCGCGCGCTGGCCGGGCACGGCGGCGTCCTCGTCGTCGCCGACGACCTGCAGTGGCTGGACCCGGCCAGCGCCGAACTGCTCGGCTTCGCGGCGCGCCGCCTGGAGGGCACCCCGGTGCAACTGCTGTGCGCGGTGCGCACCGAGGGCACCGGGAGCCAGGAGTACGACCGGTATCTGCGCGCCTGCCCGCCGGACACCCTCGCGGTCCGCCTCGGCCCGCTGACCCGCGCCCAGGTCGCCCAGCTGCTCGACCACCGCGGCCACGGCGGCCTGCCCCGCTCCACCGTCCGCGAGATCCACCGCACCTCCGGCGGCAACCCGCTGTTCGCCCTCGAACTCGGCCGCGCCCTCGCCGACCGCCCCACCCCGCCCCGGCCGGGCGAGCCGCTGCCGGTGCCGACCAGCCTGCGCGCCCTGGTGCTCAGCCGCCTGGACATGCTGTCGGTCGAGGCCCGCCGCACCCTGCTGGTGGCCAGCGCCGGCGCCCGTCCCACGATGGCGCTGCTGCACGCGGCCGGCCGGGACAACGCCGAGGCGGAGTGCGCCCAGGCCGCCGAACTGGGGCTGCTGGCCACCGAGCCGGACGCCCCCGCCGTACGGTTCGCGCACCCGCTGATCTCGGCCGCGCTGTACGCGGAGGCGCCCGCGCCCGAGCGGCGGGCCGCGCACGCGGCGCTGTCCACGGCCGCCTCCGACCCGATCGAGCGCGCCCGGCACCTGGCCCTCGCCACCACCGGCACCGACCCCGAGGTCGCCGCCCGGCTCGCCGAGGCTGCCGCCCTCGCCCGGGACCGCGGCGCCCCCTCGGTCGCGGCCCACCTGGGCCTGCTGGCCGCCCGGCACACCCCGGCCGAGGGCGCGCCGAGCCCTCAGGAGCGCCGGCTGCAGGCCGCCGAGGACGCGATCACCGCGGGCGAGATCGACCTGGCCCGGGACATCGCGCGCGAGGTGCTGGCCCGCACGAGCGTGCCCGCCGAACGGGTGCGGGCCTGGATCATCGTCATCGACAGCGCCGGCCACACCATGGCCGAGGTCGACGCCGTCTTCCCGCAGGCCCTCGCCGACGCCGGCGACGACCCCCGGCTGCTGGCGCTGGTGCACTACCAGCTGGCGTGGCGGGCGCTGATCGTGGAGGGCGACTTCACCGAGGCCCGCCAGGCCGCCGCGCACGCCGCCGAGCTGGCCGCGCGCGGTGAGGACCGGCGCACCGAGCAGCTCGCCCTCGCCTTCCAGGCGCAGACCGAGACCCTGATGGGCCACCCGGACGCGCCCCGCACCATCAAGCGCGCCCTGAAGGAGCCTCAGGACCCCAAGGTGGCCTGGCACCACAACGGGGCGGGCAGCGCCCGGTTCCGCTGGCTGGTGATGAGCGACCAGCTCACCGAGGCCCGGGCGACGGTGACCGCGCTGCTGCGCGAGGTGCGCCGGCGCGGCTCGGTGGAGAGCGAGGTGCACTTCCTGCGCGGGCTCGCCGAGACCGAACTGCGCGCCGGGCACTGCGGGCGCGCCCTGGAACTGGCCCGCGAGAGCCTGCGTCTGGCCCGGGACTCCGGGATCGGCGAGACCGCCTCGGCGATGCTCACCTCGCTCGCCGAGGCCTCCGGCGGCGACGTGGACCGGGCGCTGGCGCTCGCCCGGGAGGCGGTGGAGCACGCCGAGGAGGACGGCGACCAGATGTACCTCTCCCGGGCCCTGGGCGCGCTCGGCTACGCCCAGCTGGTGGCCGGGGATCCCGCGGGCACCGTGCGCTCGCTGCGCCGGGTGCGCGCGCTGGAGCTGGCTCTCGGCATCACCGACCCGGCGCGCGGCCGCTGGCAGGGCGACCTCGCCGAGGCGCTGGTCCGGATCGGTGAACCGGCCGAGGCGCAGGACGTCATCGACAGCAGCCGCGAGCACGCCCTGCGGCTCGGCCGGGAGAGCGTGCTCGCGGTCCTCGACCGGTCCGAGGCCCTGGTGCGGGCCGCCCAGGGCGACCTGGAGGCGGCCGTGGCCCAGCTGACGTCCGCTCAGGACCGGCTCGGCAAGCTCGGCTACGGCCTGGAGGAGGCACGGGCGGCGTTCGCCCTGGCCCGGTTGCGCGGCGGGCGCCCGGGGGCCACGGCGTACGACCAGGCCACCCGCATGTTCCGGCGCTGCCGGGCGCTGCCCTGGCTGCGCCAGGTGGACGAATCCCTCACCGCCCCCGAGCCAGAGCCCGGGCCGGCCGTGCCGGAGGCCCTGGACGCGCTGCAGGTGCTGGCCGCGATGGAGCGTCAGGTGGCCGCGCTGGTCATGGAGGGCGCCACCAACCGGGAGATCGCCGCCCGGCTGTTCATCAGCGTCAAGACGGTGGAGGCGACCCTGACCCGGGTCTACCGCAAGCTGGGGATCCGGTCCCGGGTGGACATCGTCCGATTGGCGGCGGCTCGACGGGCGCGCTGAGCGCCGCCCTAGTTAACTGAGCCGGACCGAGGGTTTTCCCTCACCCGACCCCCTAGGGGGTTCCCTCATTGGGAGCCGGGGGTTCCGGGACCTAGCGTAGTGGGCGTGCCGCTCGCCCGGGCACACGGGGTCGGATCCTCCCCCACGCTCCGCCGAGCGGGGGAACCCGCCCCGTGCTCCACCCCGTGCGATCCCCCACCGGTGCAACCCCCCACTGAGGAGACTCATGTTCGGGTTCAGACGTGCCAGACAGACCGCCGCGACGCTGGTGGCCACCGCCGCCGCCGCGGCGACCACGCTGCTCGCCTCCCCCACGGCGAGCGCGGCCCCGCAGCCCATCGTCGGCGGTACGACCACCACGACGGCGGCCTATCCGTTCGTCATGCAGATCACCGACGCGTCCGGCAACCAGTTCTGCGGGGGCACGCTGGTGGCCGCCACCAAGGTCGTGACGGCGGCGCACTGCATGGCCGGCGCGTCCCCGAGCGGGGTGCGTGTGGTCGGCGGCAGGACCTACCTCCACGGCACCGACGGCACGGTCAGCAAGGTCAGCAGGATCTGGGTGAACCCCGACTACACGGACGCCACCACCGGCAAGGACGTGGCCGTCCTGACCCTGTCGACGTCGATGCCGTACAAGCCGGTGCCGTACGTCTCCTCCTCCCAGACGGGCGTCTACGCGGCCGGCACCACGGCCCGGATCCTCGGCTGGGGCACCACCTCGGAGTACATCAGCTCCTCCAACCAGCTGCGGACCGCGACCGTCCCGGTCGTGTCCGACTCCAGCTGCCGTTCCTCCTACGGTTCGGACTTCGTCCAGTCCGACATGGTATGCGCCGGATACACCTCCGGCGGCGTAGACACCTGCCAGGGCGACAGCGGCGGTCCCCTGCTCATCGGGGGCGTCCTGGCAGGGATCACTTCCTGGGGCGAGGGGTGCGCGGAGGCCGGCCGCCCGGGTGTGTACACCCGGCTGGCCGCCTTCTCGGACCTGGTGACCGCGCAGGTCGGCGCATGACCGCGCAGGTCCGCTCGTAACCCGGAAGAGGGACACCTGAGCACCCCTCAGGTAGATGCCAGGGGGGCGTTGCGAGCCACCACGAGCGGCCCGCAGCGCCCCCCTCTCCACGTCCAGTGAAACGGCGCCGCGCCTGCCGTCCGGGCGCTCCGGCCCGGGGTGGCGCCGGGCGGCCTCAGGGCCGGTCCACGGTCCCGAAGCGGATGTCGTACGGCGTGTCCGGGTGCAGGACGCGGAGCATCCGCTCCCCCTCCGCGGTCACCTCGTCCCGCAGGCTCCGGGTCAGCCCGGCGAAGGGCTCGATGACCAGGGCGTCCGCCTCCAGCTTCCACAGGCCCGCGAGGAAACCGTCCACCAGGAGCGTGCGGTAGGCCTGGTTGCCCCGCCAGTGCCGGCCCCGGTACGCGGGCGGTACGACGCGGGCGCGGTCGGCGTGGGCGAGCAGGAGGTTGTCGAACTCGGGCAGGAAGCGGGGCGGGGCCGGGGTGTCCGGGTGGGGGCGCGGCGCGCCGGGGAGGTCGAACAGCTCGGTGCCGGAGGGGTCCTGGAAGACCAGCAGCCGGGGGCGCAGCCGCTCGAAGGCGTCCCGCAGGCGGGTGAGCCCGGCCCATGTCTGCATGTCCTTGACCGACGCCGGGCCGAACGCGGCGAGATAGCGCAGGACCACGGAGTCAGGTTCCGGGGCCTTCGCCGCCGGGCGGCCGGGCCAGTGCTCGGCGGTGGTGAGGGCGACCTGCCCGCTGCGGCCCCACAGGCCGCGCGGGGTGACCTGGACCAGCGGCAGGGTGCAGCGGGCGGCGACCGCCAGGGCCCGCGGATCGGCGTCGGGCCACCGCGCGCTCAGCGTCTGCCGCAGCTGGGCCATGGTCCGCGGCTCGTCCTCGACCGACTCGCGGACGACGGCGGCCAGGACGTCCAGGTCGACGCCGGTCAGGCCCGCGCGGAACTGGCCCAGCTCGCGGTCCCGGGCGGGCTGGACGAAGGGCCGCAGGGCGAGGCAGTCGTCGGCGGTGTGGGTGTGGAGGGTGGAGCGCAGGGTGACGATACGGGCGGCCTCGCGGCCTGCCATCAGCGCGGACAGCTGCTGGGGCCGGAAGCCGTCGAGGCGGGCTGCGAGGGCGTAATAGGGCGGCCGGACGTTCTGCGCCTGCAGCCCGAGCAGGTGGGACACGGCGTCGAGGGGGGCGAGCGCGGAGCGGCGCAGCAGCAACTGCCGTTCCAGCGTCGCCCGGTTGAGGGCGCGGATGTCCAGGAGGGGGGCCTTCGTCGTCCTGCTCTTCGTCATGGCCGCACGCTAACCCCGATCGCGGACGCCCTCCGTCCGCGACTCCGGGCCCGCCCCGCGCACCACGACGTCGGCCCGTTCCGGCGCCCCGCGGATATCCTTCTGCTCCGGTACCCGTGGGTTCCTCCGATCCATCCCTGTGCCCGCTCAAGTGGTCAGGTTCGCCTGACGCGACGGAGAGGCGGCCGATGTCCGAGCGAGAGAACGGCAGGAACGGCGGGCGCAGGCCCGTCTGGCGCCGCGCCCCCACCCCGCCGCCGTCACCCGCCGCCGAGGCGCCCGCACCCGCCGCCGGGGAGGGAGCCGAGCCGGCGAGCATCGTGCAGGCGGCGCTCTACCGCGACGGCGTCCGCCTGTCCTCGCCCGCCACGCTCGCCGAGACCTACCGCGAGCTGCGCGAGCAGCCCTCGGGCATGGCCTGGATCGGCCTGGCCCGGCCCACCGAGGCCGATCTGCACTCGCTGGCCGCCGAGTTCGGCCTGCATCCCCTCGCGGTGGAGGACGCGATGGAGGCGCACCAGCGGCCCAAGCTGGAGCGGTACGGCGAGACGCTGTTCGTCGTGCTGCGCGCCGCCCGCTACCTGGACGCGCCGGAGGAGGTCGACTTCGGTGAGCTGCACGTGTTCGTCGGACCGGACTTCGTCATCACGGTCCGGCACGGCGCGGCCCCGGACCTGTCGGCGGTCCGCCGCCGGATGGAGGACTCCCCGGAACTGCTCAAGCTCGGACCGGAAGCGGTCCTGTACGCGATCCTCGACGCCGTCGTGGACGGCTACGCCCCGGTGGTCGCCGGGGTGCAGAACGACATCGACGAGATCGAGACCGAGGTGTTCCGCGGCGACCCCGAGGTCTCCCGCCGCATCTACGAACTCTCCCGTGAAGTGGTCGAGTTCCAGCGTGCCACCCGCCCGCTCGTCGGCATGCTGCACGCCCTGATGGCCGGCTTCGCCAAGTACGAGACCGACGCGGAACTCCAGCGCTATCTGCGGGACGTCGCCGACCACGTCACCCACATCAGCGAACGCGTCGACGGCTTCCGCCAGGCCCTCTCCGAGATCCTCACGGTCAACGCCACCCTGGTGTCCCAGCAGCAGAACGCGGAGATGCGGGCGCTGGCGGAGGCCGGCTTCGAGCAGAACGAGGAGGTCAAGAAGATCTCGTCGTGGGCGGCCATCCTCTTCGCGCCCACCCTCGTCGGCACGATCTACGGCATGAACTTCGACCACATGCCGGAACTGCACTGGCTGTTCGGCTACCCGTTCGCCGTCGCGCTGATGGGCGTGGTGTGTCTGACGCTGTACGTCGTCTTCAAGAAGCGGGACTGGCTGTAGCGGGCGGCGCCCGGGAATGACCGTGCCGCGGCGGGCGCTTCCGATCAGCGAGAAAGCGTCGACCGGCGAGGAGTTGGGGATGACCGAGGCGTTGGTACTGGGCGGCGGCGGGGTGGGCGGGATCGCCTGGATGACGGGACTGCTCGCCGGGCTGGCCGATTCCGGGCAGGACGTCAGCGGAGCCGGTCTGCTCGTGGGCACCTCCGCGGGGTCCGCCGTGGCCGCCCAGCTGGGCAGCGGGCTGAGCCTTCGGGAGCTGTACGACCGGCAGGTGGACCCCGCGTTGCAGTCCGCCGAGATCATGGCCGAGCTGGATCCGGAGAAGTTCGTGGCCGAACTCGGCGCCGCGACGGGCTCGGCCGCCTCCCCGCGGGAGCTGCGGCGCGCGATGGGGCGGATCGCGCTCGGGGCGCGCACCGTGTCCGAAGCGGCCCGGCGCGGGGTCATCGAGTCGCGGCTGCCGTCGCACGGCTGGCCGGAGCGCGCGCTGAAGATCGTCGCGGTGGACGCGGAGAGCGGTGAGCCGGTCGTCTTCGACCGTGCGTCGGGCGTCGCGCTGGTGGACGCCGTCGCGGCGAGCTGCGCCGTGCCGGGCGTGTGGCCGCCGGTGACGATCGGCCGGCGCCGGTACGTCGACGGCGGGGTGCGCTCCGTCGCCAACGCCGACCTCGCCGCCGGCGCGGACCGAGTGCTGGTGATCGTGCCGCTCGGCGCCGCCGAACCCCTCCCCAGCGAGTACCCGCTGGAGCGCTCCGTCGAGGAACTCCGCGCCCAGGGCGCCGAGGTGGCGGTCATCGCGCCCGACGAGGCCTCGGCCGCGGCGATCGGCGCCAACCCCCTGGACCCCGCCACCCGCGCCCCGTCCGCCGCGGCGGGCCGCGCCCAGGGCCGCGCGGTCACCGTGCCGTGGGGCCGGCCGTCCGACTGAGCGGCGACGGCGCCGATCCAGGCACGGCGACGGGCACCGACCATCCGGGAGCGGGTGGGCAGCCGGGGCGCGCCCCCGGCGCAACGACCGGGGCCGGCGGCGCTCCGGGCGCCGGCTCCGCACCGCCGCCGCGAGAGCGGCCGGCGTCCTCCACCGCGCGCGGCGCCGGACCCCGGGTACGCGCGAGCGGCGCGTCCGGGACGGGCCGCCGACTGCGGCCGCGCGGCGCCGGATCCCTGGCCCCGCACGCGCACCGGCCCGCACCGGTGGAACGCGCGCGGGTCAGGGGACGTGGTCGCAGACGGAGGGGAGCCAGGTCAGGTCCGGGGCGTGGCTGAGGGTGTCCAGGGAGGCCAGCAGGGCGTCGAGCCGGCGGGGGCCCGCGAGGTACTCGATCGTCGCCTCGGCGAACGCGTCGCGGACCGAGGGCGGCATCGCGTCGGAGGCGTCGAAGCAGTGCACCGCGCGCTCGTCGAGAAGGGTCCGGGCCAGTGAGCGGTGCCAGGCCGGGCCGGCGTCGGCGGGCGCCGGCTGGGCCTGCGGATCGACCGAGAAACCGGACTCCTTGGCGTTCCAGGCGCGTTGCGCGCCGGCCGAGGCCAGGTACCGGATCAGCGTCTTGGCGTGCGGGGTGTCGTGCAGCAGCGCGACCAGGTCCCCGGAGACCTCCCAGGCGCCGGTGGCGGTGGCACCCGGGATCAGCCGG
This genomic interval from Streptomyces sp. NBC_00557 contains the following:
- a CDS encoding S1 family peptidase; this encodes MFGFRRARQTAATLVATAAAAATTLLASPTASAAPQPIVGGTTTTTAAYPFVMQITDASGNQFCGGTLVAATKVVTAAHCMAGASPSGVRVVGGRTYLHGTDGTVSKVSRIWVNPDYTDATTGKDVAVLTLSTSMPYKPVPYVSSSQTGVYAAGTTARILGWGTTSEYISSSNQLRTATVPVVSDSSCRSSYGSDFVQSDMVCAGYTSGGVDTCQGDSGGPLLIGGVLAGITSWGEGCAEAGRPGVYTRLAAFSDLVTAQVGA
- a CDS encoding ATP-binding protein; the protein is MTVRRDFQEPARCRPDLVIGREDLCAGAREQLASGGSVLLHGPAGIGKSTVLRALAEEYGATARTVLRCSATESESHLPFLALADLFGLVLDDVAPRLPLAQRTALESALTGRGESSLQRDGLALRLAVLSALRALAGHGGVLVVADDLQWLDPASAELLGFAARRLEGTPVQLLCAVRTEGTGSQEYDRYLRACPPDTLAVRLGPLTRAQVAQLLDHRGHGGLPRSTVREIHRTSGGNPLFALELGRALADRPTPPRPGEPLPVPTSLRALVLSRLDMLSVEARRTLLVASAGARPTMALLHAAGRDNAEAECAQAAELGLLATEPDAPAVRFAHPLISAALYAEAPAPERRAAHAALSTAASDPIERARHLALATTGTDPEVAARLAEAAALARDRGAPSVAAHLGLLAARHTPAEGAPSPQERRLQAAEDAITAGEIDLARDIAREVLARTSVPAERVRAWIIVIDSAGHTMAEVDAVFPQALADAGDDPRLLALVHYQLAWRALIVEGDFTEARQAAAHAAELAARGEDRRTEQLALAFQAQTETLMGHPDAPRTIKRALKEPQDPKVAWHHNGAGSARFRWLVMSDQLTEARATVTALLREVRRRGSVESEVHFLRGLAETELRAGHCGRALELARESLRLARDSGIGETASAMLTSLAEASGGDVDRALALAREAVEHAEEDGDQMYLSRALGALGYAQLVAGDPAGTVRSLRRVRALELALGITDPARGRWQGDLAEALVRIGEPAEAQDVIDSSREHALRLGRESVLAVLDRSEALVRAAQGDLEAAVAQLTSAQDRLGKLGYGLEEARAAFALARLRGGRPGATAYDQATRMFRRCRALPWLRQVDESLTAPEPEPGPAVPEALDALQVLAAMERQVAALVMEGATNREIAARLFISVKTVEATLTRVYRKLGIRSRVDIVRLAAARRAR
- a CDS encoding winged helix DNA-binding domain-containing protein, encoding MTKSRTTKAPLLDIRALNRATLERQLLLRRSALAPLDAVSHLLGLQAQNVRPPYYALAARLDGFRPQQLSALMAGREAARIVTLRSTLHTHTADDCLALRPFVQPARDRELGQFRAGLTGVDLDVLAAVVRESVEDEPRTMAQLRQTLSARWPDADPRALAVAARCTLPLVQVTPRGLWGRSGQVALTTAEHWPGRPAAKAPEPDSVVLRYLAAFGPASVKDMQTWAGLTRLRDAFERLRPRLLVFQDPSGTELFDLPGAPRPHPDTPAPPRFLPEFDNLLLAHADRARVVPPAYRGRHWRGNQAYRTLLVDGFLAGLWKLEADALVIEPFAGLTRSLRDEVTAEGERMLRVLHPDTPYDIRFGTVDRP
- a CDS encoding patatin-like phospholipase family protein, with product MTEALVLGGGGVGGIAWMTGLLAGLADSGQDVSGAGLLVGTSAGSAVAAQLGSGLSLRELYDRQVDPALQSAEIMAELDPEKFVAELGAATGSAASPRELRRAMGRIALGARTVSEAARRGVIESRLPSHGWPERALKIVAVDAESGEPVVFDRASGVALVDAVAASCAVPGVWPPVTIGRRRYVDGGVRSVANADLAAGADRVLVIVPLGAAEPLPSEYPLERSVEELRAQGAEVAVIAPDEASAAAIGANPLDPATRAPSAAAGRAQGRAVTVPWGRPSD
- a CDS encoding magnesium and cobalt transport protein CorA is translated as MSERENGRNGGRRPVWRRAPTPPPSPAAEAPAPAAGEGAEPASIVQAALYRDGVRLSSPATLAETYRELREQPSGMAWIGLARPTEADLHSLAAEFGLHPLAVEDAMEAHQRPKLERYGETLFVVLRAARYLDAPEEVDFGELHVFVGPDFVITVRHGAAPDLSAVRRRMEDSPELLKLGPEAVLYAILDAVVDGYAPVVAGVQNDIDEIETEVFRGDPEVSRRIYELSREVVEFQRATRPLVGMLHALMAGFAKYETDAELQRYLRDVADHVTHISERVDGFRQALSEILTVNATLVSQQQNAEMRALAEAGFEQNEEVKKISSWAAILFAPTLVGTIYGMNFDHMPELHWLFGYPFAVALMGVVCLTLYVVFKKRDWL